A region of Myxococcus stipitatus DSM 14675 DNA encodes the following proteins:
- the trhA gene encoding PAQR family membrane homeostasis protein TrhA — protein sequence MLPLHGCRGPVLTAQAVEKPKLRGVLHQFAAVGALGAGAVLVSMAPTLRTATAAGLYAISLVVLFAVSATYHRVDWSVRARAWMRKMDHASIFILIAGTYTPIALIGLSGAAGDSLLLAIWSGALLGVVKSLFWAHAPKVLTAALALAVGWTLVPYLGEVRAALGGVELTLILLGGVAYTSGALAYALKRPDLRPGVFGYHELFHALTIVGALFHFVVVLRLVRAAGA from the coding sequence TTGCTCCCGCTGCACGGATGCCGGGGGCCCGTTCTGACCGCCCAGGCCGTCGAGAAGCCGAAGCTGCGCGGCGTGCTGCACCAGTTCGCGGCCGTGGGTGCGCTGGGCGCCGGTGCGGTGCTGGTGTCCATGGCGCCCACGCTTCGGACCGCCACCGCCGCGGGGTTGTATGCCATCAGCCTTGTCGTGTTGTTCGCGGTCAGCGCCACCTACCACCGCGTGGACTGGTCCGTTCGCGCCCGGGCCTGGATGCGGAAGATGGACCACGCCTCCATCTTCATCCTCATCGCCGGTACGTATACGCCCATCGCCTTGATTGGCCTCTCCGGTGCCGCGGGCGACAGCCTGTTGCTCGCCATCTGGTCCGGCGCCCTGCTGGGGGTCGTGAAGTCGCTGTTCTGGGCCCACGCCCCAAAGGTTCTCACCGCCGCGCTTGCACTCGCTGTCGGCTGGACGCTGGTGCCCTATCTCGGCGAGGTGCGCGCCGCACTCGGTGGCGTCGAACTGACGCTCATCCTCCTGGGGGGCGTCGCCTATACGTCCGGCGCCCTCGCCTATGCCTTGAAACGCCCCGACCTCCGCCCCGGCGTCTTTGGCTATCACGAGCTGTTCCACGCGTTGACCATCGTCGGCGCCCTGTTTCACTTCGTCGTCGTGCTGCGGCTCGTGCGCGCTGCGGGTGCGTAG
- a CDS encoding YIP1 family protein, producing the protein MLRVPESEVAVGEGVALEVRESLPWDRRAELGGLAAFSQTCRDVLLRPVSTFERMKPEESVGGSLLFALLCYAVACFPTCGLYFLLESLRDGDTWNLGRRYFGARDSEVRSFIIYLGLSPLVLPVVTLVAAGLDHALLRGGGSARSFHTTLRGHVLSLAPCLVGLLPCFSLPVIPLWCLGLRIVAHRKLHRVSWTHAMFGSLGFPIAVVVGWFLFISIVLMAFLLDPIGGSLDNDYRDYDGDGVSDTG; encoded by the coding sequence ATGTTGCGTGTACCCGAGTCCGAGGTTGCGGTGGGTGAAGGCGTGGCACTCGAAGTGCGCGAGTCGCTCCCGTGGGACAGGCGTGCGGAGCTGGGCGGGTTGGCGGCGTTCAGTCAGACGTGCCGAGACGTGCTGCTGCGTCCCGTTTCGACTTTCGAGCGGATGAAGCCAGAGGAAAGCGTGGGGGGCTCCCTGCTCTTCGCGTTGCTCTGCTACGCCGTGGCCTGCTTCCCCACGTGCGGTCTCTACTTCCTCCTCGAGTCCTTGAGGGATGGCGACACCTGGAACCTCGGGCGAAGATACTTTGGCGCCAGGGACTCGGAGGTGAGGAGCTTCATCATCTACTTGGGGTTGTCACCACTGGTGTTGCCTGTCGTGACGCTCGTGGCCGCTGGGCTGGACCACGCGTTGTTGCGAGGGGGCGGATCTGCTCGTTCGTTCCACACGACGCTGCGTGGCCATGTCTTGTCTCTGGCGCCCTGCCTGGTAGGGCTGCTGCCTTGCTTCTCGTTGCCGGTGATTCCGCTCTGGTGCCTCGGGTTGCGCATCGTGGCGCACCGGAAGCTGCATCGCGTGAGCTGGACCCACGCCATGTTCGGTTCCCTGGGGTTCCCCATCGCCGTCGTCGTGGGATGGTTTCTGTTCATCAGCATCGTCTTGATGGCGTTCCTGTTGGACCCCATCGGAGGGTCCCTCGACAATGACTACCGCGACTACGACGGGGACGGCGTGTCGGATACGGGGTGA